One window of the Bradyrhizobium sp. NP1 genome contains the following:
- a CDS encoding sulfurtransferase/chromate resistance protein, whose product MSSYTSISPDKLSRLIGTANAPALIDVRIDEDFSADPCLIPGAIRRSHLDVQDWAARMTGQSVVVVCNKGQKLSEGTAAWLRCSNVAAEILEGGHAGWRQAELPTVPADRIPRRDGRGRTVWVTRSRPKIDRIACPWLIRRFVDPTAVFLFVTASEVEAVAERFEATPFDIENVFWSHRGELCTFDVMVKEFGLSTPSLERLATMVRAADTARLDLSAEAPGLLAASLGLSRMFDDDLEQLDAGLLLYDAFYRWCRDATRETHNWPTNKVKP is encoded by the coding sequence ATGTCATCATATACCTCGATCTCACCCGACAAATTGTCTCGGCTGATCGGCACGGCAAACGCGCCGGCGCTCATCGATGTGCGCATCGACGAGGACTTCTCGGCGGACCCGTGCCTGATACCGGGCGCCATTCGGCGCTCGCATCTCGACGTCCAGGATTGGGCCGCGCGCATGACCGGCCAGTCCGTGGTCGTCGTGTGCAACAAGGGCCAGAAGCTCAGCGAGGGCACCGCAGCGTGGCTGCGCTGCAGTAACGTTGCGGCAGAAATCCTGGAAGGCGGTCACGCCGGCTGGAGGCAGGCGGAACTCCCCACCGTCCCGGCGGACAGGATTCCCAGGCGCGATGGGCGCGGTCGCACAGTCTGGGTCACGCGATCACGGCCGAAGATCGACCGCATCGCATGCCCGTGGCTGATCCGCCGCTTCGTCGACCCCACTGCCGTGTTCCTTTTCGTCACGGCCTCGGAAGTCGAGGCGGTCGCCGAGCGTTTCGAGGCGACGCCGTTCGACATCGAAAACGTGTTCTGGAGCCATCGCGGCGAACTCTGCACCTTCGACGTGATGGTCAAGGAGTTCGGCCTCTCGACGCCGTCGCTCGAGCGGCTTGCGACGATGGTGCGGGCCGCGGACACGGCGCGGCTCGATCTTTCCGCGGAGGCGCCCGGATTGCTCGCCGCCTCGCTCGGCCTTTCACGCATGTTCGACGACGACCTCGAACAATTGGATGCCGGCCTTCTCCTCTACGACGCGTTCTACCGGTGGTGCCGCGACGCCACCAGGGAAACGCACAACTGGCCGACCAACAAGGTGAAGCCATGA
- the chrA gene encoding chromate efflux transporter, which yields MTDLAANQKVGAQQPAHGISFNEALVVWMRVAILSFGGPAGQIAVMHRILVEEKNWISEGRFLHALNYCMLLPGPEAQQLATYIGWLLHRTVGGIVAGGLFILPGVFAIMGLSYIYAAYGNVGFVEALFFGLKAAVLAIVIQAVVRVGKRALRNPVMIALAAIAFVAIFFFGAPFPVIILAAAAIGFAGARLGRPEFAAVEHGGKSSAAIDSMLGEAVPDHVRPSTSRTLRVGAVWLALWLVPVFALLIALGADNVFSQIAIFFSKMAMVTFGGAYAVLAYVAQQAAEYYHWVSPREMLDGLGMAETTPGPLIMVVQFVGFMAALREASGLSPMLAGTLGGLLATWVTFTPCFLWIFVGAPYIEALRGNKALAGALSAITAAVVGVILNLSIWFALHTLFRQTFPVNRFGLSFDAPVLSSIDPPALVLSIAAATAIFRFNVGMLVVLAASCIAGVLLHLAGVI from the coding sequence ATGACCGACCTCGCGGCAAACCAGAAGGTCGGTGCGCAGCAGCCGGCGCACGGCATCTCGTTCAACGAGGCGCTTGTCGTCTGGATGCGGGTAGCCATTCTCAGTTTCGGCGGGCCGGCCGGCCAGATCGCGGTGATGCACCGCATCCTCGTCGAGGAGAAGAACTGGATTTCGGAGGGGCGTTTCCTGCACGCCCTCAACTACTGCATGCTGCTGCCGGGGCCGGAGGCGCAGCAACTCGCCACCTATATCGGCTGGTTGCTGCACCGGACCGTCGGCGGCATCGTGGCAGGAGGACTGTTCATCCTGCCCGGCGTCTTCGCCATCATGGGACTGAGCTACATCTACGCCGCCTACGGCAATGTCGGTTTTGTCGAAGCCCTGTTCTTCGGTTTGAAGGCGGCGGTTCTCGCCATCGTGATCCAGGCGGTGGTCCGGGTCGGCAAGCGGGCGCTCCGCAATCCGGTCATGATCGCGCTGGCGGCGATTGCCTTCGTCGCGATCTTCTTCTTCGGGGCCCCGTTTCCGGTCATCATCCTTGCCGCCGCGGCCATCGGCTTCGCGGGTGCCCGGCTGGGCAGGCCGGAGTTCGCGGCCGTCGAGCACGGCGGAAAGAGCTCGGCAGCTATCGACAGCATGCTGGGCGAGGCGGTGCCGGATCACGTTCGGCCCAGCACGTCGCGAACGCTGCGTGTAGGGGCTGTCTGGCTTGCGCTCTGGCTGGTTCCCGTGTTCGCGCTCCTCATCGCCCTGGGGGCGGACAACGTTTTCAGCCAGATCGCGATCTTCTTCAGCAAGATGGCCATGGTGACATTCGGCGGGGCCTACGCCGTGCTGGCCTACGTCGCGCAGCAGGCCGCCGAATACTATCACTGGGTGAGCCCGCGGGAGATGCTCGACGGTCTCGGCATGGCGGAGACCACGCCCGGGCCCCTCATCATGGTCGTCCAGTTCGTGGGCTTCATGGCCGCGCTCCGCGAGGCGAGTGGGCTATCGCCGATGCTGGCCGGTACGCTGGGCGGGTTGCTGGCGACGTGGGTCACCTTCACGCCTTGCTTCCTCTGGATCTTCGTGGGTGCGCCCTACATCGAGGCTCTGCGGGGCAACAAGGCGCTCGCCGGCGCTCTCTCGGCCATCACCGCCGCTGTCGTCGGCGTGATCCTCAATCTGTCGATCTGGTTCGCGCTGCACACGCTTTTCCGCCAGACCTTTCCGGTAAACCGGTTCGGCCTGTCGTTCGACGCACCCGTGCTGAGCAGCATCGATCCGCCGGCTCTCGTCCTGTCGATCGCCGCGGCCACCGCGATCTTCCGCTTCAATGTCGGGATGCTCGTCGTGCTCGCCGCGTCGTGCATCGCGGGCGTCCTGTTGCACCTGGCGGGCGTCATCTAG
- a CDS encoding TAXI family TRAP transporter solute-binding subunit, whose product MVSLKLPLWLRFILLLGLAALASGASLLAYRYYTRPTTLSVAVGSIDGEAAKAMSAIAAELVSTNAPVRLKVIDSGTALEAANAFSAGKVDLAVVRGDVGDLSQAQAVVVVSHMVVLIIAPPGSSIDSMDNLKGRTVGVVGGAANAKIIDALTKEYDLASAKVAFKNLALTDVRQAVQSKQVSALLVTIPLAEKYLSLVRGFFQLDHRKVPVLIPIESAAAIAETERAFESFDVPKGTLRGSPPVPEDDLTTLRTSLYLVAHKKLGTDLVTRLTQAIMSVRRDLLREQPLFAQITAPSTDQDAYLPLHPGAAAVYNSTTQSFMDEYGNWIYLTPMILGGAATVLAAAWKFLGLGSSKSEGPLDSLYALGRRIRRAATEAELSDIEEEIDGILKAQRAKAAAGDESAVDDATLNVAAHRLESLIHDRRTVLAKKPAVVSAA is encoded by the coding sequence GTGGTTTCGCTGAAATTGCCACTGTGGCTTCGTTTCATCCTGCTGCTTGGCCTCGCAGCACTCGCCTCGGGCGCAAGCCTGCTTGCCTATCGGTATTATACGCGTCCGACAACGCTGAGCGTGGCGGTGGGCTCGATCGACGGCGAGGCTGCCAAGGCAATGTCAGCGATAGCGGCCGAGCTCGTTTCGACGAACGCGCCGGTGCGGCTCAAGGTCATCGACAGCGGCACCGCGCTCGAGGCCGCTAACGCCTTCTCCGCGGGTAAGGTCGATCTCGCCGTGGTTCGCGGCGATGTCGGTGACTTGTCGCAGGCGCAAGCCGTTGTCGTCGTCAGCCACATGGTCGTACTGATCATCGCGCCGCCCGGATCATCGATCGACAGCATGGACAACTTGAAGGGACGCACGGTCGGCGTGGTTGGCGGAGCAGCGAACGCCAAAATTATCGACGCGTTGACCAAGGAATATGATCTGGCGAGCGCAAAAGTTGCGTTCAAGAACCTCGCTTTGACAGATGTCCGGCAAGCCGTTCAATCAAAACAGGTCAGTGCTCTGCTCGTCACGATCCCGCTCGCCGAAAAATACCTCTCGCTCGTTCGCGGATTTTTTCAGCTCGACCATAGAAAGGTCCCGGTACTGATCCCCATCGAGTCCGCGGCAGCAATTGCAGAGACCGAACGTGCCTTTGAAAGTTTCGACGTCCCGAAGGGCACTCTACGGGGATCGCCGCCGGTTCCGGAAGACGATCTGACAACTTTGAGGACCTCGCTGTACTTGGTTGCGCACAAGAAGCTCGGCACTGATCTGGTAACCCGACTCACACAAGCGATTATGAGCGTGCGCAGGGATCTTCTGCGCGAGCAGCCGCTTTTCGCGCAGATCACCGCGCCCAGCACCGACCAGGATGCCTACCTTCCGCTGCACCCTGGAGCGGCAGCCGTCTACAACAGCACCACGCAGAGCTTTATGGATGAGTACGGCAACTGGATCTATCTCACGCCAATGATACTGGGGGGCGCGGCCACCGTGCTTGCCGCGGCCTGGAAGTTTCTTGGGCTGGGCAGCTCGAAAAGTGAAGGCCCGCTGGATTCTCTCTATGCGCTGGGACGCCGAATCCGCAGGGCCGCAACCGAGGCCGAGCTGTCGGATATCGAGGAAGAAATTGACGGCATTCTCAAAGCCCAGCGCGCCAAAGCCGCCGCCGGCGACGAGAGCGCAGTGGATGACGCGACGCTGAATGTCGCCGCCCATCGGCTCGAAAGCTTGATTCACGATCGACGAACGGTGCTTGCAAAGAAACCTGCCGTCGTTTCTGCAGCCTAA
- a CDS encoding sulfite exporter TauE/SafE family protein, which produces MDGPVFTLFALAALVGGFVSGFSGFAMGLVVSGVWLHIITPMQTATLIAGYGLLTQGYGIFKLRHVLDLRKAWPLALGTVIGIPIGVSILAYLNPSHLRFGVGVLLVLYAIYGLSRPVFAPMKIGVGTDIAIGVSNGLLGGLTGLGGVISTISCQWRGWPKDVQRAVFQPVLFIAFVVISMSQAAAGTITRDTLALYALGVPFMVAGLWSGFKLFGKIDDETFRKAVLALLLLAGLSLVVSVMPLPSASIETDCSKPC; this is translated from the coding sequence ATGGATGGGCCTGTCTTCACGCTGTTCGCTCTTGCCGCCCTCGTCGGCGGCTTTGTCAGCGGCTTTTCCGGCTTCGCCATGGGCCTCGTCGTATCGGGTGTTTGGCTGCACATCATCACGCCGATGCAAACCGCCACATTGATCGCCGGCTATGGCCTGCTCACACAAGGCTATGGCATCTTCAAGCTGCGCCACGTCCTCGACTTGCGGAAGGCCTGGCCTCTCGCACTTGGGACCGTCATCGGCATACCGATCGGTGTCAGCATCCTCGCCTACCTGAATCCGAGCCATTTGCGCTTTGGCGTTGGAGTGCTGCTTGTGCTCTACGCAATCTACGGCCTGTCGCGGCCTGTGTTCGCTCCGATGAAAATCGGAGTCGGGACCGACATCGCCATCGGCGTGTCAAACGGCCTGCTCGGTGGTCTGACGGGGCTCGGCGGCGTGATCTCAACGATCTCTTGCCAATGGCGCGGCTGGCCCAAGGATGTGCAGCGTGCCGTATTTCAGCCGGTGCTGTTCATAGCATTCGTGGTCATCTCGATGTCTCAAGCCGCTGCCGGCACCATCACCAGGGATACGCTGGCGCTGTACGCGCTGGGCGTTCCATTCATGGTCGCTGGCCTTTGGTCGGGTTTCAAGCTGTTCGGAAAAATCGACGACGAGACGTTCCGCAAGGCCGTGTTGGCGCTTCTGCTGCTCGCGGGGCTGTCGCTTGTCGTGTCGGTGATGCCGTTGCCATCTGCAAGTATAGAGACCGATTGTAGCAAACCGTGTTGA